In one Vibrio rarus genomic region, the following are encoded:
- a CDS encoding BamA/TamA family outer membrane protein, whose translation MINKPQQLCYLAMSMLCCSASVWAVEPLFDTPADAQPTFVDKAFDLVGADGGFDPAKGVDMSYIPSVFYNPEQEFGGGALILGLYKMDSALDVEQPSSFVINGYISTNLSMGVVFDNTTFLNSGKNRFVLESEIHDEPVVYYGTGYQSTSNNNNKVVYTETLLTLTPKWYQQVAQNWFVGLGANVTYVKTKDPEVGDEVSGGGNPLLFNDLQSNTSAGMLLLALYDSRNYIENTESGTLFQADFGAYYSNLNSNSFALYDIELAHFIDLAPIPGVLALQGQGNFTSGDVPWNQLPDLGGAYAMRGYILGRHRDEQMAMAQIEYRLPIYRRWGSVFWGGVGSTGQDFNQLSDDVLTSYGLGLRYRLKGRINLRADLGFGEDETLFYFNVNEVF comes from the coding sequence ATGATAAACAAGCCGCAACAATTGTGTTATTTAGCGATGAGTATGCTGTGCTGTAGCGCCTCGGTATGGGCGGTAGAACCGTTATTTGATACCCCTGCGGATGCCCAGCCAACCTTTGTCGATAAGGCGTTTGATTTAGTAGGGGCTGATGGAGGTTTTGACCCTGCAAAAGGGGTCGATATGAGTTATATCCCTTCGGTGTTTTATAATCCAGAGCAAGAGTTTGGTGGTGGAGCATTAATTCTTGGCTTGTATAAAATGGACTCTGCATTGGATGTTGAGCAACCGTCATCATTTGTTATTAATGGCTATATCTCAACCAACCTCTCTATGGGGGTGGTGTTTGACAATACAACGTTTCTAAACTCTGGCAAAAACCGCTTTGTCTTGGAGTCTGAGATTCATGATGAGCCAGTGGTCTATTATGGCACTGGTTATCAATCCACCAGCAATAATAATAACAAAGTGGTATACACTGAAACGTTACTCACCTTAACCCCAAAATGGTACCAGCAAGTGGCGCAAAACTGGTTTGTGGGTCTAGGTGCTAATGTGACCTACGTGAAGACCAAAGATCCCGAAGTGGGTGATGAGGTCAGTGGCGGCGGTAATCCATTGTTATTTAACGATCTGCAATCCAATACATCTGCAGGGATGTTGCTTTTGGCGCTATACGATAGCCGCAACTATATTGAAAATACGGAAAGCGGCACATTATTTCAGGCCGATTTTGGCGCGTATTATAGTAATTTAAATTCAAATTCTTTTGCCCTTTATGACATTGAATTAGCGCATTTTATTGACTTAGCCCCCATCCCCGGCGTGCTGGCTTTACAAGGGCAGGGTAATTTTACTTCAGGTGATGTGCCATGGAACCAATTACCCGATTTAGGCGGAGCGTATGCGATGCGAGGTTATATCTTAGGACGCCACCGTGATGAGCAAATGGCCATGGCGCAAATTGAGTACCGTCTGCCCATTTATAGACGCTGGGGCAGTGTTTTCTGGGGGGGCGTGGGATCAACCGGCCAAGATTTTAACCAACTGAGTGATGATGTGCTCACCAGTTATGGTTTAGGGCTACGCTATCGTTTAAAAGGGCGGATTAACCTGCGCGCCGATCTTGGGTTTGGTGAAGATGAAACTTTATTCTACTTTAATGTGAACGAGGTTTTTTAG
- a CDS encoding lysine/arginine/ornithine ABC transporter substrate-binding protein — MKKWLLLITILTTTFANIAQAKEWKTIRFGIEGAYPPFSKTEADGSLSGFDIDIAKAICHQMQAKCTIVPQDWDSIIPSLLAHKYDAIMAAMDITKERLKRVDFTNKYAQTPNRFLVKKGTKLDFKHLDGVKIGVQRATTHDQYLIDNYKNVDIVRYNSFDDACLDLDNGRVAAILGDGLVIEDKLKEAGASKAYELAGPSLTDPKWFGEGLGIATRKQDKDLTAQFNAAIKAIRADGTYKKIQDKYFDFDIYGD, encoded by the coding sequence ATGAAGAAGTGGTTATTGTTGATCACGATTTTGACGACAACATTTGCGAATATTGCTCAAGCTAAAGAGTGGAAAACGATACGATTTGGTATCGAGGGCGCCTATCCTCCTTTTAGTAAAACAGAAGCGGATGGTTCTTTAAGTGGCTTTGATATTGATATCGCTAAAGCGATTTGTCACCAAATGCAGGCCAAATGTACAATTGTTCCTCAAGACTGGGACAGTATTATTCCTTCTCTGCTTGCGCATAAATACGATGCGATTATGGCAGCTATGGACATTACTAAAGAACGTCTTAAAAGAGTTGACTTTACTAATAAGTATGCGCAAACACCGAATAGATTCTTAGTTAAAAAAGGAACTAAATTAGATTTTAAACACCTAGATGGTGTAAAAATTGGTGTTCAGCGTGCTACTACGCATGATCAATATCTTATTGATAATTATAAAAACGTGGATATTGTCCGTTATAACTCTTTTGATGATGCATGCCTTGATCTTGATAATGGACGAGTTGCAGCCATTCTTGGTGATGGTCTGGTTATTGAAGACAAATTGAAAGAAGCTGGAGCCAGTAAAGCTTATGAATTAGCAGGGCCTTCTTTAACTGATCCGAAATGGTTTGGTGAAGGCTTAGGAATTGCTACTCGCAAGCAAGATAAAGATTTGACAGCGCAGTTCAATGCCGCAATTAAAGCAATTCGCGCCGATGGCACTTATAAGAAAATTCAAGATAAATACTTTGATTTTGATATCTATGGTGACTAA
- a CDS encoding ABC transporter ATP-binding protein, with amino-acid sequence MKHKRKLLYANFIAFIATLISVPIPLLLPLMVDEVLLDKPAQGLAFLNTVLPQSAQTAVGYIVSVLLLIIAMRIGSQALNILQTRQFTLVSKQLTCQLRQWILDKLGRVSMQQYEEKGSGGLTSHLVTDIETIDKFIGSTLSRFVISILTVIGTGSILLWLNWQLGLFIILMNPVVIYLSRKLGQRVKHLKKKENQAFEKFQQRLVETLDGIYQLRAANREHEYLGRLKQDAESIRIDADKYAWQSDAANRLSFLMFLIGFEIFRAAAMLMVLFSDLTIGQIFAVFGYLWFMLSPVQELLSIQFSWYSASAAMKRLNGILEMPEEHRPLATVNPFIKGHAIDIEFNKVSFSYDNERKVLDNFSLTIPKGKRVALVGASGGGKSTLIQLLLGIYQKDSGDILVNGHSIESVSYEALRKELAVVLQQPMIFNDTLRQNLTLGQHYEESQLWDALEVAQLSDLNKTLPNGLDSHIGRQGVRLSGGQRQRLAIARMVLSNPELVILDEATSALDTATEAKLHDALNRFLKNRTTLIVAHRLSAVKQADLIYVLEDGKVIQSGTHVDLIEADGLYQTLYGNLQVG; translated from the coding sequence ATGAAGCATAAGAGAAAACTCTTATATGCTAACTTTATCGCCTTTATAGCGACGCTGATCAGCGTGCCTATTCCGCTATTATTGCCTTTAATGGTGGATGAGGTTCTGTTAGATAAACCCGCGCAGGGATTGGCATTTTTGAATACCGTCTTACCACAATCAGCGCAGACGGCGGTGGGCTATATTGTCTCTGTGTTGCTGTTGATTATTGCTATGCGCATAGGTAGCCAAGCATTAAATATCCTGCAAACTCGGCAGTTTACCTTAGTGTCAAAGCAGCTGACTTGCCAATTACGTCAGTGGATCCTCGATAAACTCGGTAGAGTATCCATGCAACAATATGAAGAAAAAGGTAGCGGTGGCCTGACTTCGCATTTAGTGACGGATATTGAAACCATTGATAAATTTATTGGCTCTACATTGAGCCGATTTGTTATTAGCATACTGACCGTCATTGGCACGGGGAGCATTCTGCTGTGGCTTAATTGGCAGTTGGGTTTGTTCATTATTTTAATGAATCCAGTGGTGATTTATTTGTCGCGGAAATTGGGACAAAGAGTCAAACATTTAAAGAAAAAAGAGAATCAAGCGTTTGAAAAATTTCAGCAACGGTTAGTGGAAACCTTAGATGGAATTTATCAGCTTCGTGCCGCGAATCGTGAGCATGAATATTTGGGGCGCTTAAAGCAAGATGCAGAATCCATTCGTATCGACGCGGATAAATACGCGTGGCAATCGGATGCGGCGAATCGCTTGTCATTTTTAATGTTTCTTATTGGTTTTGAAATTTTCCGTGCGGCGGCCATGTTAATGGTGCTGTTTAGTGATCTCACCATTGGGCAGATCTTTGCTGTTTTTGGCTATTTGTGGTTTATGTTGTCGCCAGTACAAGAATTGCTAAGTATTCAATTCTCTTGGTATAGCGCATCGGCGGCGATGAAACGATTAAATGGCATTTTAGAAATGCCCGAAGAGCATCGTCCGTTGGCGACGGTGAATCCTTTCATTAAAGGTCATGCCATTGACATCGAGTTTAACAAGGTTAGTTTCTCCTATGATAATGAGCGTAAGGTTCTCGATAACTTTTCATTGACCATTCCTAAAGGAAAACGGGTTGCGCTGGTGGGGGCCTCTGGTGGCGGAAAATCCACTTTGATTCAATTGTTGTTGGGGATTTATCAAAAGGACAGCGGTGATATCTTGGTGAATGGGCACAGCATTGAGTCGGTCAGCTACGAAGCGTTACGCAAAGAGTTAGCCGTCGTGTTACAACAACCGATGATATTTAACGATACATTGCGTCAAAATCTGACGCTAGGGCAGCATTATGAAGAAAGTCAACTGTGGGATGCTCTTGAGGTAGCGCAATTAAGCGATTTAAACAAGACTTTACCCAATGGCTTAGACTCTCATATAGGTCGTCAAGGGGTTCGTTTATCGGGAGGGCAACGCCAGAGGTTAGCCATTGCGCGGATGGTATTAAGTAACCCTGAATTGGTGATTTTAGATGAGGCTACTTCAGCATTGGATACGGCGACTGAAGCCAAATTACACGATGCATTGAATCGCTTTTTAAAGAATAGAACCACCTTGATTGTGGCGCATCGATTATCTGCAGTAAAACAGGCTGATCTTATCTATGTGTTAGAAGATGGAAAAGTGATTCAATCGGGTACGCACGTCGATCTCATTGAGGCAGATGGCTTATATCAAACGTTATATGGCAATCTGCAAGTAGGGTAA
- a CDS encoding DUF4136 domain-containing protein: protein MKSLFSLALVLFLSACTTSPQPSNNFAIGIVSSGDYQFISSNAKTYAWHPRSGQTFVDDQNDGVTIKHVFNDAISQSLAEKGYIRVPLQQQPDFLVGYGVALESALNDRELFDKIKLSTGIPAADFANSEQKGSIVIAMYSYPLMELKWHALAQGGANATPQPASEESKLKIKSYVDSMLRDLPKTQ, encoded by the coding sequence ATGAAGTCACTTTTTTCGTTAGCGCTTGTTCTATTTTTATCAGCTTGCACTACAAGTCCGCAGCCAAGTAATAATTTTGCCATTGGCATCGTCAGCAGTGGTGACTACCAATTCATTTCAAGTAACGCCAAAACCTATGCTTGGCACCCTCGTTCTGGACAAACGTTCGTTGATGATCAAAATGATGGCGTCACCATTAAACACGTCTTTAATGACGCCATTAGCCAAAGTTTGGCCGAAAAAGGCTACATTCGCGTTCCACTTCAGCAACAACCAGATTTTTTAGTGGGTTATGGCGTGGCATTAGAATCCGCCCTCAATGATCGAGAACTTTTCGATAAAATTAAACTGAGCACAGGGATCCCTGCGGCCGACTTTGCTAATAGTGAGCAAAAAGGAAGCATCGTCATTGCCATGTATTCTTACCCACTCATGGAGCTTAAGTGGCACGCTTTAGCTCAAGGGGGCGCCAACGCTACCCCTCAGCCGGCATCCGAAGAGAGTAAGTTGAAAATAAAATCCTATGTGGACTCCATGTTAAGAGACTTACCCAAAACACAGTGA
- a CDS encoding conjugal transfer protein TraF, whose amino-acid sequence MNKLPTKVALCLGVALLGSNVTYANNFYADGRTTGMGGTGVASGNYLAASFINPALLANSQPDDGFGLLLPSIGIRAVDSDETLSHINDLQDSYDGLHGQSTQDDIDEFAKNLNALSDAKPVSVEGSAGLAIALPFDAVSVALFSQSYLNLISMADVAHVDSNDWASIEQAYNDSTASIVGIGVMDVGVTFAKKFTFDEQSVSVGVSPKFQQLHSFYSKSALNDYKISDYDDVSTTENTFNIDLGLLYQWRDLSVGLSALNLISQDIETVEVLGQTHTYKVEPHIGVGFAYQLKYFTFAADADLNKQTRFASVSSDDTQFVRAGVEGNLFDWAQLRLGYEHDLEGNLEDSVTAGIGLSPFGVVHLDIAGSYANETQAAVGVNLSLTL is encoded by the coding sequence ATGAACAAGCTACCGACTAAGGTTGCCCTATGTCTAGGTGTTGCACTACTTGGCTCTAATGTTACTTATGCCAATAATTTTTATGCCGATGGCCGAACAACTGGAATGGGAGGGACTGGTGTCGCCTCTGGTAATTATTTAGCCGCAAGCTTTATCAATCCAGCGCTTCTTGCAAATAGCCAACCTGATGATGGTTTTGGTCTATTGCTTCCTTCTATTGGAATTAGAGCGGTCGATTCAGACGAGACGCTTTCACACATTAATGACCTGCAAGACAGTTATGATGGGTTACATGGCCAAAGTACCCAAGACGATATAGATGAATTTGCGAAAAATCTCAATGCATTGTCTGATGCTAAGCCTGTATCGGTTGAAGGAAGTGCAGGGCTTGCCATCGCACTTCCTTTTGATGCAGTCTCAGTAGCGTTATTTAGTCAAAGTTATCTCAACTTGATCTCGATGGCAGATGTGGCACATGTTGACTCAAATGATTGGGCTTCAATTGAACAAGCCTATAATGATTCCACTGCATCTATTGTTGGTATAGGTGTGATGGATGTCGGTGTAACATTTGCTAAGAAGTTTACTTTTGATGAGCAGAGTGTTTCTGTAGGCGTTTCACCTAAGTTTCAGCAATTACACAGCTTTTACTCAAAAAGTGCACTAAACGACTACAAAATTAGTGATTATGATGATGTTTCGACAACAGAAAACACATTTAATATTGATCTCGGGCTTTTATATCAATGGCGTGACCTTTCTGTCGGTCTCAGTGCGCTCAATTTAATTAGCCAAGATATTGAAACTGTAGAAGTACTAGGGCAAACACATACTTATAAAGTAGAACCACATATAGGGGTAGGCTTTGCCTATCAATTAAAATACTTCACCTTCGCAGCCGATGCAGATCTCAACAAGCAAACACGATTTGCGAGCGTATCAAGCGATGATACACAGTTTGTTCGAGCAGGGGTTGAAGGTAACTTATTTGATTGGGCGCAACTTCGCTTAGGCTATGAGCATGATCTTGAAGGCAATCTGGAAGATAGTGTTACCGCCGGTATTGGATTGAGCCCGTTTGGTGTTGTCCATCTTGATATCGCAGGATCGTATGCTAATGAAACTCAAGCAGCGGTTGGCGTGAATCTTTCTTTAACGCTTTAG
- a CDS encoding YcxB family protein, producing MPKDFCFTTEYTLDKAFFAECYDQTSRPTRFPKSYLKGAFFLIFGVVLLKFSLLPNSYVGWFFIVLSIVEACSVYFKRSWWLWRQTFSMSNGNKVVFQADCNGVSYKSGSNTRSISWHDIDQLEQSDLGFILHIGKQRQYISKSCLNDEAITFIVEQQAVAKTHIN from the coding sequence ATGCCTAAAGATTTTTGTTTCACCACAGAGTACACCTTAGACAAAGCTTTTTTTGCTGAGTGTTATGATCAAACTAGTCGCCCTACTCGGTTCCCAAAATCCTATTTAAAAGGGGCGTTTTTCCTTATTTTTGGTGTGGTTTTATTAAAATTTTCGCTACTTCCCAACAGCTATGTGGGTTGGTTCTTTATTGTGTTGAGTATTGTTGAAGCATGCAGTGTTTATTTTAAGAGGAGCTGGTGGTTATGGCGACAAACATTCAGTATGAGCAATGGCAACAAAGTGGTGTTTCAAGCGGACTGTAACGGTGTGAGCTATAAAAGCGGTAGCAACACCCGTAGCATCTCTTGGCATGACATAGACCAACTTGAGCAAAGCGATTTAGGCTTTATCCTGCATATAGGAAAACAGCGCCAATATATCAGTAAATCCTGCTTAAACGATGAAGCCATTACATTCATTGTAGAGCAACAGGCGGTAGCAAAAACTCACATTAATTGA
- a CDS encoding VOC family protein → MKMNHVGIMVGDMDKAVEFYTQALGLKIVMNNTKVIEERESAIGRMCIAVFGEGFKGFNIAHLVTSDGIGVEMFEMKERQQRHQVDFSRLGIFHFCLQTDDFTGVMEKVEKFGGKVRMDVMRYHPEDDSKPAKMVYLEDPFGNLFELYSHTYEETYATDYE, encoded by the coding sequence ATGAAAATGAATCACGTAGGCATCATGGTTGGCGATATGGACAAAGCGGTGGAGTTTTACACTCAAGCTCTAGGTCTAAAAATCGTAATGAACAACACTAAAGTCATCGAAGAGCGTGAATCTGCCATCGGTCGTATGTGTATCGCTGTTTTTGGTGAAGGTTTCAAAGGTTTCAACATTGCACACTTAGTGACTTCGGACGGTATCGGTGTTGAAATGTTCGAAATGAAAGAGCGCCAACAACGTCACCAAGTTGATTTTTCTCGTCTAGGCATTTTTCATTTTTGTCTACAGACCGACGATTTTACAGGAGTGATGGAAAAAGTAGAAAAATTCGGTGGCAAAGTACGTATGGACGTTATGCGCTACCACCCTGAAGATGACAGCAAACCAGCCAAAATGGTTTATTTAGAAGACCCGTTCGGTAACTTATTTGAACTTTACTCGCACACATATGAAGAAACCTACGCGACAGATTACGAATAA
- a CDS encoding agmatinase, producing the protein MNKFLTDAPVAKPHTFLGFPLVDNFEHFDADIAILGVPFGVPYSTSGQANEQSVSPDHIRNWSSLAEIEMTLNNYDFDLGGTLLDGKEIKVVDCGNAKSSLINPMEHYDNAEQIARKVFSANTVLITLGGDHGVSIPIIKALDALDKEITLIHIDAHLDWRDEVNGEAQGYSSVIRRASEMPFIKGIHQIGMRGIGSATTKEVKDAQAYGSNITTAYEMHDKGIEEVLKTIPDNGTYYLTIDADGIDPTIMPGVLAQTPGGLNWLQLHKLIHGLVNKGRVVGMDLVEITPAYDVGNITMIHAERLLCNFIGATVRAGYFDDCCGKES; encoded by the coding sequence ATGAACAAATTTTTAACGGATGCTCCTGTCGCAAAACCACACACTTTTTTAGGGTTTCCTTTAGTTGATAACTTTGAACATTTTGATGCAGATATTGCGATATTGGGCGTGCCATTTGGTGTGCCTTACAGCACGTCGGGACAAGCTAATGAGCAAAGTGTCAGCCCCGATCATATTAGAAACTGGTCATCGCTAGCAGAAATAGAGATGACGCTTAATAATTACGATTTTGATCTTGGTGGTACATTACTTGATGGTAAAGAGATCAAGGTAGTGGATTGCGGCAATGCAAAATCAAGCCTAATTAATCCTATGGAGCACTATGACAACGCAGAGCAGATCGCTCGTAAAGTGTTTTCAGCCAACACCGTTCTCATCACTTTAGGGGGTGATCATGGCGTTTCTATTCCAATTATTAAGGCTTTAGATGCCTTAGATAAAGAGATCACTTTAATCCATATTGATGCTCATTTAGATTGGCGTGATGAGGTTAATGGTGAAGCACAAGGGTATTCTAGTGTAATACGCCGTGCTTCAGAAATGCCTTTTATTAAAGGTATTCATCAAATTGGTATGAGAGGCATTGGTAGCGCAACAACGAAAGAAGTAAAAGATGCGCAAGCCTACGGAAGTAACATCACCACCGCTTATGAAATGCATGATAAAGGTATTGAAGAAGTATTAAAGACGATTCCTGATAATGGGACATACTATCTAACGATTGATGCTGATGGTATTGACCCTACGATTATGCCTGGCGTATTAGCCCAAACACCGGGTGGTCTTAACTGGCTTCAACTGCATAAACTGATTCATGGTTTGGTGAATAAAGGAAGGGTTGTTGGGATGGATTTAGTAGAAATTACGCCAGCTTACGATGTTGGTAACATTACCATGATTCATGCGGAAAGACTGTTGTGTAACTTCATAGGAGCAACGGTTAGAGCGGGTTACTTTGATGATTGTTGTGGTAAAGAATCATAA
- a CDS encoding TonB-dependent hemoglobin/transferrin/lactoferrin family receptor: MYKQSLLSASIVLALSSTSVFAEDYALLDEVVVTATRTNQTLTNTAASVTVISDKQIEENMTKDVNEIFEYTPGVTMNSTSRQGAQTINIRGMEGKRVKILVDGSSQPGSFDGGPYGFINSSGITIDPDMLKSVEIIKGAASSLHGSDAIGGVVAFETKDPSDFLKDGNNVGGQAKLSYSSEDKSFSEHVALANRWGDLETLVAYTRRDGQEVQNFRDYNNLENYAVEDQDTSVDNLLVKLQYQLNENHRIEFLAELIKDTSDSDIYHSSYDSYTGADDTKQNRFAIKHIWFADATIADTVTSKVSYISKEENGVTERFRPAGPGFPPFLPPNNDNLQTKDYQYTEDKIEVETQLDKEINNHYLVYGATYTHSDISNTNMEYNSDPDTGDQLYVYTPDAKEQKFGLFIQDEISLLNNRLVVTPGVRFDYFSTDPGENTGENLTDFSDSAVTGRLGTSYKLTDTSTIFGQVSQGFRAPSFDELYYTYDNPGHGYVNDPNPDLKSETSISYELGYRHNTHASSYEIAAYYSDYDDFIETVITKQEGGTTHYSNVNLDSATIKGIEFSNILLWDALVGAPEGISTHFVASYTEGEDGNGNALNSVNPWNAVFGVNYDAPNNHWGASFKLNYTAKKSSSDINFDDNNGGNSGQVELPSATVMDLTAYYKPITDLTIRGGVFNLTNEEYYRWNDVRGDDQLYKENTQAERNYGISATYAF; this comes from the coding sequence ATGTATAAGCAATCCCTACTCTCTGCTTCAATCGTTTTGGCGCTTTCATCAACATCAGTCTTTGCTGAAGATTATGCCCTACTTGACGAGGTTGTTGTAACGGCAACTCGTACCAACCAAACACTAACCAATACGGCCGCCTCTGTTACTGTCATCTCTGATAAGCAAATTGAAGAGAACATGACCAAAGATGTGAATGAAATTTTCGAATACACACCTGGCGTAACAATGAACTCAACCTCTCGCCAAGGTGCACAGACAATCAATATTCGTGGCATGGAAGGTAAGCGAGTTAAGATTTTAGTGGATGGCTCCTCTCAGCCAGGATCCTTTGATGGTGGGCCTTACGGCTTTATCAACTCCAGTGGTATTACAATCGATCCTGACATGTTGAAAAGTGTTGAAATCATCAAAGGTGCTGCATCTAGTCTTCACGGTAGTGATGCTATTGGTGGTGTGGTGGCCTTTGAAACCAAAGACCCTTCTGATTTCTTAAAAGATGGTAACAATGTGGGTGGCCAAGCGAAGCTCTCTTATTCTTCAGAAGATAAATCTTTCAGTGAGCACGTTGCATTGGCAAATCGATGGGGTGATCTAGAAACCTTAGTGGCCTATACGCGACGTGACGGGCAAGAGGTTCAAAATTTCCGCGATTATAATAACTTAGAAAACTATGCTGTCGAAGACCAAGACACATCCGTAGACAACCTTTTAGTTAAATTACAATATCAACTAAATGAAAATCATCGAATCGAATTTCTCGCTGAACTGATAAAAGATACGTCAGATTCTGATATCTACCATTCAAGCTATGATAGCTACACTGGCGCAGATGACACTAAGCAAAATCGATTTGCTATTAAACACATCTGGTTCGCTGATGCTACCATTGCTGACACAGTAACCAGTAAAGTGTCGTACATTTCTAAAGAAGAAAATGGTGTGACGGAGCGCTTTAGACCTGCAGGTCCTGGCTTCCCCCCTTTCCTTCCACCTAACAACGATAATTTACAAACAAAAGATTACCAATACACAGAAGATAAGATTGAAGTAGAAACTCAGCTCGACAAAGAGATAAACAATCATTATTTAGTTTATGGCGCAACCTATACACACAGCGACATCAGTAACACCAATATGGAGTACAACTCAGATCCTGATACTGGTGATCAGCTTTATGTCTATACACCTGATGCAAAAGAACAAAAATTTGGCCTGTTTATACAAGACGAAATTAGCCTACTAAATAATAGGCTTGTTGTTACTCCGGGAGTGCGTTTTGACTACTTTTCAACAGATCCTGGGGAAAATACAGGGGAGAATTTGACAGATTTTTCCGATTCAGCAGTCACAGGCCGTTTGGGTACATCATACAAACTGACAGATACCAGCACCATTTTTGGCCAAGTAAGCCAAGGCTTTAGAGCCCCCTCTTTTGATGAATTGTACTATACATATGACAACCCAGGCCACGGCTACGTAAACGACCCAAACCCAGATTTAAAGTCAGAAACCAGTATTTCTTACGAGTTAGGTTACCGTCATAATACACATGCATCATCATATGAAATTGCAGCTTACTATAGTGATTACGATGACTTCATTGAAACAGTAATTACAAAACAAGAAGGCGGTACAACCCATTACTCTAACGTAAACTTAGACTCGGCTACAATTAAAGGGATTGAGTTCTCTAATATCTTGCTTTGGGATGCGTTAGTTGGTGCACCTGAAGGCATTTCCACTCATTTTGTCGCCTCATATACAGAGGGTGAAGATGGTAATGGGAATGCACTAAACAGTGTGAACCCTTGGAATGCCGTATTTGGGGTTAACTACGATGCTCCAAATAACCATTGGGGTGCCAGTTTTAAGCTGAATTACACAGCTAAAAAGTCCAGTTCAGACATCAACTTTGATGATAATAATGGGGGTAATTCTGGTCAAGTTGAACTTCCTAGTGCCACCGTAATGGACTTGACCGCTTACTACAAACCAATCACAGATCTGACTATTCGTGGTGGTGTATTTAACCTAACAAACGAAGAGTACTACCGTTGGAATGATGTCCGTGGCGATGACCAATTATACAAAGAAAACACGCAAGCCGAGCGAAACTACGGAATTTCAGCAACCTACGCCTTCTAA
- a CDS encoding ArgP/LysG family DNA-binding transcriptional regulator, protein MLDHKEIETLVAIVDGQSFDNAAQQLNVSPGAISQRIKSLENRIGSSVLIRSTPPKPTDVGEQVLTFARRMLLLQNEMDLVLSNKSNDSARALTIAVNHDTLTCWFMDVIQQLDDQPHLAFDIRVSDTLNTQELLIKGDVIAAITSKNNQIGGCKTRFLGQLEYIPVCSKAFFTAHLGDNFTSQMLASAPIALFDRNDDLIEQFLSQYNLHSNHSKTHYIPSSSALVEVVKQGIGWTMLPKILIENELDDNELLLLSEKSVLVDLYWNTWEQVSEIIHKVESVVTSVAMKKLVND, encoded by the coding sequence ATGTTAGATCATAAAGAAATTGAAACTCTCGTTGCTATTGTTGATGGTCAAAGTTTCGACAATGCCGCTCAACAACTCAATGTTTCCCCTGGCGCTATTTCTCAAAGAATAAAATCGTTAGAAAATCGAATTGGCAGCTCTGTTTTAATAAGAAGCACACCACCCAAGCCAACAGATGTTGGCGAACAGGTTTTGACCTTTGCAAGGCGTATGTTGTTATTACAAAACGAAATGGATTTGGTTTTAAGTAACAAAAGCAATGATAGTGCTCGAGCACTTACCATTGCTGTTAATCACGACACCTTAACGTGCTGGTTCATGGATGTAATTCAACAACTTGATGATCAACCTCACCTTGCCTTTGATATTCGAGTTTCAGATACACTAAATACCCAAGAGTTACTCATTAAAGGTGATGTTATAGCGGCGATAACCTCAAAAAACAATCAAATTGGTGGCTGCAAGACTCGCTTTTTGGGTCAGTTAGAGTATATCCCGGTGTGCTCTAAAGCATTTTTTACTGCTCATTTGGGCGACAATTTTACCTCTCAGATGCTCGCTAGTGCCCCTATTGCCTTATTTGATAGAAATGATGATTTGATTGAGCAGTTTTTATCCCAATACAATTTGCATTCCAATCATAGCAAAACACACTATATTCCTAGCTCTAGTGCATTAGTCGAGGTCGTTAAGCAAGGGATCGGCTGGACGATGTTACCGAAAATTTTGATTGAAAATGAATTGGATGATAACGAACTGCTGCTGCTCAGTGAGAAGTCCGTTCTGGTGGATCTTTATTGGAATACTTGGGAGCAAGTCTCTGAAATCATACATAAAGTGGAATCTGTTGTGACCTCAGTTGCCATGAAGAAACTCGTGAACGACTAA